The following is a genomic window from Lysinibacillus sp. G4S2.
TATTTTGTGTTGCAGCTAGCGTATTTCCAGCAGCTTGCGCCGTTTTTGTTCCTCTTCCCATTCCAAATAAAAATGTCAGGATAAAAGCTAGTACAAAACCGACAAGAATCGCGATAATGGCGCCCGAAAATCCAGCAGTGAACCCGTTTTCCGGATCGATAAAGGTTGGAATACCAAAGACTCCTAGCCCCCCCATCATAAAACTACGAGTCCCCGACACTCCTAAGATTGCTCCTCCGACAGCCGCAGCAACACAACTCATAATAAACGGTTTTTTCAATGGAAGGGTCACGCCATAAATCGCAGGCTCGGTGACGCCGAAAATACCTGAAATAAACGCTGGAATACTAAGAGTTTTCAACTTTTGCTGTTTCGTTTTAATCCACACTGCCAGAACAGCTCCGATTTGTGCGAATGAAGCCGCAAATGTCAATGCTAAAATTGGATCTGAGCCTAAAACCGAAATATTGTTTATCGCAACTGGAACTAAACCCCAGTGCAGACCGAAAATAACAAACACTTGCCACAAACCACCTAGAAAAGCTCCGGCCACTAATGGGCTTAGTTCATAAATCCAAATTGTTCCTTGTCCTAAAAGTTGACCAGCCCATGTTGCAATAGGTCCAATAACGAGGAAGGTAATCGGTACAACAACAAGTAATGTAAAGAAAGGTACCAAGAACAATTTCACAACATCAGGAATTATTTTTTTAAACCCATTCGCTACCTTGGCCCCAAAATAAGCGGCAAGAATGATCGGAATAACAGACGATGCATAAGACATTAAAACAACTGGAATGCCTAAAAATGTGATATAAATAGGTGATTCAATGATCGTGCCCGCAAACAATGTATACAGAGGTTCACCAGCTGTTAGATCGGACAATGCTGGAGACAGCTTTGGATAAACCAACGCGGCTCCGATGGCCATCCCGATAAAAATATTTCCCCCGAATTTCTTACTAGCTGTGTAACCGAGGAAGATTGGGAAAAAATAAAATAACGAATCACCAATCGCGTGTATGATTTGATAAGTCCCTGACGTATTGCTTAACCACCCCAATGTTACAAACAGAGCATTAAACCCTTTAATCATCCCAGTTGCCGCTAAAACACCAAGAATCGGCGTAAAGATACTCGAAACGACGTCGATAAATTGGGTCAATAATCCTTCTTTCTTTTTTTCAACATCTTCTACAGACGCTTCTGTATGAAAACCACCAACCTCGACAACTGCTTTATAGACATCTGGTACATGATTTCCGATGACCACTTGATACTGACCACCACTTTTCATGACCGTAACGATGCCATCCATATTCTTTAGGACATCGGTCTGTGCCTTTCCTTCATCCTTTAACTTAAAACGCAAACGAGTAACACAATGAACAACGCTGATCACGTTTTCCTTACCGCCAACATTTTCAATAATATCTTTTGCCAATTGTTCATACTTCAATTGATTCCACCTCCACTTTCTATCCTTTTTTACAAATGAACACAGACATCCATAAAAACCTACTTAAGCTAGGTATGTTAAACCAGATAAAACTCCCCTACATTAGGAATATTAAATCGAAAAGTCGTTCGCTTTTTGAAAAAGAGCGAGTCCGGCAAGCCGGGTTCAAAACAGCATCCTAATTTATTGATAACGCTTTCTCGATAATGGCTAAAAGCTTACCACCTCCTTTAAGGTGAGTCGTCGACACACAATGAGCACTCCTAAATCAGCAACCATTTTGCTAGTGAGAAAACATCCACAACGAGTGATGGTGATTTTTTCAAATAAAAAACCTGATTCGACTTGAATACAAAGCACAATTCATACATCGTGCCGTTCAAATCAAATCAGGTTATGCCCAAAGATGGTAACATTCCTTCAAAAGATATTTAATTTTGCCCTGCTTCAATATAGCTTAAGTCGTTGACTTTATCTAGCGTATACTTTCCATCTTTGTATTTCACTGTACAAACACTAGCGTTTTTCAAACCGCCTTCAGGAATCTTATAATCATCAAACAATGTAGCTAACAATGCAGAGATACTTAATCCATGAGAAGTGATCAATACATTTCCTGTCCCTTCATTCTTCATCTCTTTTTCAACGATGTCTTCAATAACTGCTTTAAGTCTGGTTGTAATCGTCTTATAGTCCTCTGCTGGCCAGTTGATTTTTGCTTCTTCAACATTTTTAGCATCTAATTTTGCTACACTATTAGCAAATGATTCAGGTGTCATATTTTTCATGAACTCTTCTAATGTAACACCTTGATCATCGGCAATATCCTGCCACATCGTATGATTCAAATCACCTTCATACGTACCAAAGTTGAATTCTCTTAATCGCTCATCTGTAATAACTTTTAAATCAGATGATTTTTCATTTTCCTTCAGGATCAGATTGGCTGTCTGGATAGCTCTACCACTGTCACTGCTGTAAACATTTTGAAATTCAACATCCTTTAATCCAACCCCCGCAGCGGTTACAACTTCTTCTCCTGCTTTCGTCAATACTGCATCTGACCAGCCTTGAACTCGATCAGTTGTGTTCAGCATCGTTTTACCATGACGTACGATATACAACGTCAATTCTTCTGGTGTCTTTTTAGCTGTTGCAGCATCGTCTTTTTTCCTGTTGCCAGTACTACACCCTGCAACTACTAATAAACCTACCATTAAAACCCCTAATATTTTTGCTAATCTTTTCATCTTTTCCCCCCTTTTTTTATGTGTTCGTTAAATCTTCCCCATTTGTAGCGATTACTTTTTTATACCAGTCAAATGATTTTTTCTTCGAGCGTTTCAATGTCCCATTGCCTTCATTGTCGCGATCGACATAGATAAAGCTATACTGTTTTTTCATTTCTCCAGTTCCCGCTTGAAGTGATGGAGATTTTTTCAACAAAAAAACCTGATTCGACTTGGAACAAGACACAATTCACACATTGTGCCGTTCAAAGCAAATCAGGTTATGCCCAAAGATGGTAACATTCCTTCAAAAGGTATTTAATTTTCCTTAGATTATTCACCAACATATACAAAATTCCATAGAAAAACTAACCTATCAGCTTTTCTGTTGAATTAACTTTTTTGCTTAAAATACAAAGAAATCTATTTCTGTTAAGGTTATCACGTTGAAACAAACACCAAAGAAAAGAATTCTTATATTGACTACTTTATCGCAAGTACCCTTATATTTCATTCGTTTTATTAAATTAACCCAAGTTGCTTAACAGGGTTCTCATGCCTTAAATATGTTGATTGATTAGAGGAAGTATTTTCTCTACTTTAGTAATAGTTACTTTTTTCATAGTATCTTCTTCCCTTATTAGTTGTTTTTTAATAGATTGATAATTATCTTGTAATCACAATATCCCAAATTGATATAAAAGTCAAATTTTTCAGTATTTTTTAAAAATCTTACGTTTTTATTCAGATGAACCAGCTAATTCGTGTATCGGTTGATGATACGATGAATGTGCAATGTTAAATAAGTTATTTCTTCGTTCGATATAACCCAACCATACGTATTCTCCAAATAGACCATAATCTTTTGACTGCAGTGAAAGGCCGTTGAATATTTCTTCTTTACTTGTTTATAAAGGAATGGGTCATTTCTTTTGACCTCTTTCTCTTTCTCTTTCTCTTTCCGAATAAACCGGATTGCAGTGAAACGAAGATGTGTTAAGAAACGATCATGGTTAATTGAGCTTTCATCTAATTCCATCCGGAAATGATATTTAACAATATTCAAAATATTATTAACGATTTCAGTAACTCGCACAGCTGCTGCCATATCTTCACTGAATAGTTGACTGTTCACTAAATGCAAGGCAATCGAAGCGGCCTCATCTTCCCCAAGTCGGATTCCTGTATCACTTTCAATAATATCTAAGGATTTTAAGGCAATTTGAAATTCCTGCTTATAATATTTTCGAATTTCCCATAACAACACGTTCTTTAAATAAATCCCTTGTTTGTGTCTGCTGATTGCGAAGCTTAAGTGATCGGTTAATGCAACATATAAATATTCATCCAATTTGCTTGAAAGTTCGGATTGGGCATAGTCAAAAATTTTTGAAGAAATATTCACGTATAGTTCAGAAGTATCTTTCAATAAAATAGAAAGCTTCTCAGAGATCTCATGGTTCTCCAATACAAAGGTCTTTTCAATTTTGGAAGCATCAATCGTCTCTCCAATTTTCTTCTGAAAAGCCAATCCCTTCCCCATAACTACAATTTCCTGATTTAATTTAGTAGTCGTCACAACGACATTATTGTTTAAAATCTTTTTGATATTCATTTAGACTCCCCCTTTACGAGTTGTTTGCAAATAAAAATAACGATTACAAAAAAATCTAAATGTGGATTTAAGAATAGCCTTTTAGCGATTCGATTACAAACGTAGATCTTGCCTGCCAAACAGGAACAACATATGCATTCACCTGTAAGCGTTTTCTTTTTGTTATCTTAACAAATTATAATCGTTTTTGGTAAGAACAATATACATTTTGAGTTTTACAAAATGTATAAAACAAACATGAGAAGACGCTGACAAAAGAAGATCAAAAAAATATTTTTTATTACCTTCTACGTTGACAAGGCGAGAATCGTAATTAGTTTTCTTCTTGAGTAAGTCTATAGATTTCACGAGCCACTGATTCTAAAATATAAATAACGGGTACCTGTGTCGTAACATCGGCGTTTTCAAACCGTTCCTCTGTTACATAATAAGGAATATTTATATCAGAGATTTTCGCAATGGTCGAATGTTTACTATTGGTAATACTAATAATCTTACTTCCTTCTTGTTTCAACTGATTAATATGAGTGACCGTAAAATCATTTTCTCCTCTGACGGATAAAGCGATTGTTACGCTATTTGAGTTGGCTTGAATACGAAAGAACGGATCTTTTATATACACAGAAAATTTACCTAAGCTTGAGAAATATCGTGCTCCGTATTCAGCTAGAATACCAGAACCTCCGATTCCAATAAAAATGACATGATCTGATTCTGACACAACACGAGCAGCTTCCCTAATATTTTCTTCTAGATTTCCTGTTAACGTCCTCTCGAAAAATTCCATTACAGAATGCCCGGAGCCTTTTAACTGAATCGCTTTATTTTCTTCTAAATGCCATTTAAGTTTCACTTTAAATTCTGAGAAGCCTTCACAATTTACTTTTCGACAAAAACGTAAAATCGTAGCGGTTGATACATGAGTTTCATCTGCAAGTTCACGTATCCGCATATAGATCACTTTTTCGCCGTTTTGACAAATATAGTTGTAGATAGATGTCTCTAACTCATTGAATGATGCAATCACCTCAATTGTAAACATGTCTAAATGATTCTCCTTTCCTTATAAAATGAGGAGACAACCAGTACAATACTTTGAACGCATCGTACCATATCTTTTCAATAAAACACAACGTTACATCGTTGTAACAAATATGTTCTTTTGTTATAAAAAACTAAATGCTCTTTCCCTCTTCACCATCTTACTGAGTCGAGTTTACAATCAAATCAGAAAGTGAGAATACGTCACTTTGTAATTCCCTTAAGCGTTAAGAAAATACACGATTGCTAGGTTTGCTAAATTATACGGAGGTGCTTAGACGATGACAAAAGGGATTAAAATTGCAACAATTGGCGGAGGATCAAGTTATACTCCTGAATTAGTGGAGGGTTTCATTAAACGCTATGATGAATTACCTCTAAAGGAACTATGGTTAGTCGATGTAGAAGCTGGAAAAGAAAAGTTAGAGATCGTTGGAGGGCTTGCTAAGCGCATGATCGAAAAAGCAGGACTTCCTATCGAAGTGCACTTAACGTTTGACCGAAGAGCTGCTTTAAAAAATGCGGATTTTGTGACGACTCAATTTCGTGTAGGACTGCTAGATGCTCGTGCAAAAGATGAAAGAATTCCATTAAAATACGGAGTCCTTGGTCAGGAAACAAATGGACCAGGCGGTTTATTTAAAGGATTGCGTACAATTCCAGTTATTTTAGATATTTGTAAGGACATGGAAGAGCTCTGTCCAGATGCATGGTTAATCAATTTTACAAATCCTGCTGGCATGGTAACAGAAGCCGTATTGCGTTACTCTAACATTAAAAAAGTTGTCGGCTTATGTAATGTACCAATCGCAATGGAAATGGGGATTGCTAAGTTACTAGATGTAGACCATTCTCGCATCCGTATTGACTTTGCAGGTCTTAATCATATGGTTTATGGATTGGACGTTTATGTGGACGGGGTAAGCGTTAAAGATCAAGTCATTGATCTGTTAATGGACCCTAATAATAGCAGCTTTGTAAAAAATATCGAAAACTTAGATTGGGAACCAGAGTTCATTAAAGCTCTTAATGTTCTACCTTGCCCTTACCATAGGTATTACTACAAAACGAGAGATATGGTAGAAAAAGAAATTGAAAACGCTAAAAAAGAAGGAACTCGTGCCGAGGTCGTTCAAAAGTTAGAAACCGAATTATTTGAACTATATAAAGATCCGAACCTTGCGATTAAACCACCTCAATTAGAACAACGTGGTGGCGCGCATTACTCGGATGCAGCCGTTCGCTTAATTACGTCTATCTATACAGACAAAAGAGACATTCAACCAGTTAACACACGAAATAATGGGGCAATCGCCAGTATTCCAAATGACTCGGCAGTAGAAGTGAGTTGTATTATTACAAAAGACGGTCCTAAACCAATTGTGATGGGAGATCTTCCTGTACAAGTTCGTGGGTTAGTCCAACAAATCAAGTCATTCGAAAGAGTAGCAGCGGAAGCCGCAGTAACAGGGGACTACAATAAAGCAGTTCTTGCGTTAACGATCAACCCACTGTCTCCTTCTGACACCATTGCCAAAGAAATTGTAGATGAGATGTTAGAAGCACATAAAGAGTTTTTACCTCAGTTTTTCCAAAATGTTACATCCTAAAAATACACCAGTAAACGTTGACACTGGAATAATCCGATGATTGCCAAAAGGGCTTGGGAATGAAAAATTCCTAAGCCCTTTCGAGTTGTTCAATTTTATTCGTGTAAAAAGCTTTTGGTTTTCTCGTCATGTTCCTAGCAGAGGCTAATCCCATTTTTGCTACTCGTTCCTACTGTCAAGAGTAAAGTGGACTTGTACCACTGAGTTATCACATACGCCAAGCTCATACCAAAAACCAGTAAAAGGAAATAACACTTCTACTGGCATTTAACGGTGATTGGATTCAATTTAATTTCAAACGTCATTTTTGCAGTCGTTTCTCCAACAGAGCTTGTTGCTTTTCAAAACCTGGTTTTCCAAGCAAAGCGAACAAATTTGTCTTATACGCTTCAACTCCAGGTTGATCGAATGGGTTAACCCCTAACAAATAGCTACTCATAGCGCATGCCAGTTCAAAAAAATACACCAAATACCCAAAATGATATTCGTTCAATTCAGGAATTGTAATAAGCAAATTAGGAACGCCTCCATCAGTATGGGCGAGCATCGTTCCTTGAACAGCTTTATTATTGACAAAATCAATCGTTTTCCCTGCTAAATAGTTGAGATCATCCAAATCTGTAGCTGCCGCTTCAATTGTCAATTCTTCGCGAGCTTTTTTCACATTCAATACCGTTTCAAATAAGTTGCGACGCCCCTCTTGAACATACTGTCCCACGGAATGTAAATCGGTCGAGAAATTAGCCGAAGCTGGAAACAATCCTTTACCATCTTTTCCTTGACTCTCTCCAAAAAGTTGTTTCCACCATTCCGCTACAAAATGCAACGAAGGCTCGTAATTGACAAGCACCTCTGTCGTCATCCCTTTATCGTATAAAATGTTCCTCACAACAGCGTATTGATACGCTTGGTTCGTGACAAGAGAAGGATCATTAAAATCGTTTTGAGCAGCAAGAGCCCCATCCATCATTGATTGAATAGACAGTCCACTGACTGCGATCGGTAAAAGGCCAACAGCGGTCAGTACAGAAAAACGCCCACCTACGTCATCTGGGATAACAAAACACTCATATCCTTCGGTCATCGCGAGTGTTTTAAGAGCCCCTTTCATTTTATCGGTTGTTACATAAATTCGTGATCGTGCTTCTTCTTTTCCATACTTCTCTTCCAGGAATTTTTTTAAAATACGAAAAGCAATCGCTGGCTCTGTAGTTGTTCCTGACTTTGAAATGACATTGACAGAGACATCCTTCCCTTGGAGTAAGGAAAGCAGATCGCTTATATACGTAGAGCTAATATTGTTGCCAACAAAAAACACTTGCGGTCTTTTTCGTTGTTTAGACGATTGTATATTATAA
Proteins encoded in this region:
- a CDS encoding 6-phospho-beta-glucosidase; the encoded protein is MTKGIKIATIGGGSSYTPELVEGFIKRYDELPLKELWLVDVEAGKEKLEIVGGLAKRMIEKAGLPIEVHLTFDRRAALKNADFVTTQFRVGLLDARAKDERIPLKYGVLGQETNGPGGLFKGLRTIPVILDICKDMEELCPDAWLINFTNPAGMVTEAVLRYSNIKKVVGLCNVPIAMEMGIAKLLDVDHSRIRIDFAGLNHMVYGLDVYVDGVSVKDQVIDLLMDPNNSSFVKNIENLDWEPEFIKALNVLPCPYHRYYYKTRDMVEKEIENAKKEGTRAEVVQKLETELFELYKDPNLAIKPPQLEQRGGAHYSDAAVRLITSIYTDKRDIQPVNTRNNGAIASIPNDSAVEVSCIITKDGPKPIVMGDLPVQVRGLVQQIKSFERVAAEAAVTGDYNKAVLALTINPLSPSDTIAKEIVDEMLEAHKEFLPQFFQNVTS
- the licT gene encoding BglG family transcription antiterminator LicT, producing MNIKKILNNNVVVTTTKLNQEIVVMGKGLAFQKKIGETIDASKIEKTFVLENHEISEKLSILLKDTSELYVNISSKIFDYAQSELSSKLDEYLYVALTDHLSFAISRHKQGIYLKNVLLWEIRKYYKQEFQIALKSLDIIESDTGIRLGEDEAASIALHLVNSQLFSEDMAAAVRVTEIVNNILNIVKYHFRMELDESSINHDRFLTHLRFTAIRFIRKEKEKEKEVKRNDPFLYKQVKKKYSTAFHCSQKIMVYLENTYGWVISNEEITYLTLHIHRIINRYTN
- a CDS encoding glucose-6-phosphate isomerase, whose amino-acid sequence is MEKICFQYDQTLRFMGQHEMEYKQDFITSAHHSLHSRKGAGSEYLGWLDLPQKYDQEEFSRIQATARKIMADSDVLLVIGIGGSYVGARAAIEALNHSFYNIQSSKQRKRPQVFFVGNNISSTYISDLLSLLQGKDVSVNVISKSGTTTEPAIAFRILKKFLEEKYGKEEARSRIYVTTDKMKGALKTLAMTEGYECFVIPDDVGGRFSVLTAVGLLPIAVSGLSIQSMMDGALAAQNDFNDPSLVTNQAYQYAVVRNILYDKGMTTEVLVNYEPSLHFVAEWWKQLFGESQGKDGKGLFPASANFSTDLHSVGQYVQEGRRNLFETVLNVKKAREELTIEAAATDLDDLNYLAGKTIDFVNNKAVQGTMLAHTDGGVPNLLITIPELNEYHFGYLVYFFELACAMSSYLLGVNPFDQPGVEAYKTNLFALLGKPGFEKQQALLEKRLQK
- a CDS encoding beta-glucoside-specific PTS transporter subunit IIABC, whose translation is MKYEQLAKDIIENVGGKENVISVVHCVTRLRFKLKDEGKAQTDVLKNMDGIVTVMKSGGQYQVVIGNHVPDVYKAVVEVGGFHTEASVEDVEKKKEGLLTQFIDVVSSIFTPILGVLAATGMIKGFNALFVTLGWLSNTSGTYQIIHAIGDSLFYFFPIFLGYTASKKFGGNIFIGMAIGAALVYPKLSPALSDLTAGEPLYTLFAGTIIESPIYITFLGIPVVLMSYASSVIPIILAAYFGAKVANGFKKIIPDVVKLFLVPFFTLLVVVPITFLVIGPIATWAGQLLGQGTIWIYELSPLVAGAFLGGLWQVFVIFGLHWGLVPVAINNISVLGSDPILALTFAASFAQIGAVLAVWIKTKQQKLKTLSIPAFISGIFGVTEPAIYGVTLPLKKPFIMSCVAAAVGGAILGVSGTRSFMMGGLGVFGIPTFIDPENGFTAGFSGAIIAILVGFVLAFILTFLFGMGRGTKTAQAAGNTLAATQNTDREEPEMPVEDVIASPLTGELMSISDLKDAAFASGALGKGVAVEPVEGKLFSPISGTVSALFPTNHAIGITTDRGVEILIHLGMNTVQLDGKYFTAHTAIGARVEKGQLLIEFEIASIKAAGYVVTTPIVVTNSDNYNLVITEVKHVEVGDRLIELEGVTSGSSLPLL
- a CDS encoding MurR/RpiR family transcriptional regulator; the protein is MFTIEVIASFNELETSIYNYICQNGEKVIYMRIRELADETHVSTATILRFCRKVNCEGFSEFKVKLKWHLEENKAIQLKGSGHSVMEFFERTLTGNLEENIREAARVVSESDHVIFIGIGGSGILAEYGARYFSSLGKFSVYIKDPFFRIQANSNSVTIALSVRGENDFTVTHINQLKQEGSKIISITNSKHSTIAKISDINIPYYVTEERFENADVTTQVPVIYILESVAREIYRLTQEEN
- a CDS encoding histidine phosphatase family protein; this translates as MKRLAKILGVLMVGLLVVAGCSTGNRKKDDAATAKKTPEELTLYIVRHGKTMLNTTDRVQGWSDAVLTKAGEEVVTAAGVGLKDVEFQNVYSSDSGRAIQTANLILKENEKSSDLKVITDERLREFNFGTYEGDLNHTMWQDIADDQGVTLEEFMKNMTPESFANSVAKLDAKNVEEAKINWPAEDYKTITTRLKAVIEDIVEKEMKNEGTGNVLITSHGLSISALLATLFDDYKIPEGGLKNASVCTVKYKDGKYTLDKVNDLSYIEAGQN